The following are encoded together in the Mustela nigripes isolate SB6536 chromosome 11, MUSNIG.SB6536, whole genome shotgun sequence genome:
- the ZP3 gene encoding zona pellucida sperm-binding protein 3 → MDLSCGVFICFLLLGGTELCYSQTIWSRETSSPLPSRPPVVVECLEAQLVVTVSKDLFGTGKLVRPADLTLGPENCEPLVSADMEDVVRFEVGLHECGNRVQVTDSALVYTTFLLHSPRPVGKLSILRTNRAEIPIECHYPRHRNVSSQAILPTWVPFRTTMLSEEKLVFSLRLMEEDWGSEKRSPTFQLGDVAYLQAEVHTGSHVPLRLFVDHCVATLTPDRSVSPRHTIVDFHGCLVDGLSDASSSFKEPRPRPETLQFTVDMFHFANDSRNMIYITCHLKVTLADRVPDQLNKACSFIKSSRRWSPVEGTADICRCCNKGSCGLPGRSRRLSRLERRGHKSASQTRNRRHVTEEAEITVGPLIFLGKAGDPGAEGSTSPHASVMLGLGLATVLSLTLATLVLVLSRRRRAASRSVICPVSVPQ, encoded by the exons ATGGACCTGAGCTGTGGGGTcttcatctgctttctgctcttgGGAGGCACGGAGCTATGCTACTCGCAGACCATCTGGAGCCGTGAGACCAGCTCCCCGTTGCCCTCTAGGCCCCCCGTGGTGGTGGAGTGTCTGGAGGCCCAGCTGGTGGTCACTGTCAGCAAAGACCTTTTCGGTACTGGGAAGCTCGTCCGGCCTGCAGACCTCACCCTGGGTCCGGAGAACTGTGAGCCCCTGGTCTCCGCGGACATGGAGGATGTGGTCAGGTTTGAGGTCGGGCTGCATGAGTGTGGCAATAGGGTGCAG GTGACCGACAGCGCTCTGGTGTACACCACCTTCCTGCTCCACAGCCCCCGCCCTGTGGGAAAGCTGTCCATCCTGAGGACTAACCGTGCCGAGATTCCCATCGAGTGCCACTATCCCAG GCACAGGAACGTGAGCAGCCAGGCCATCCTGCCCACCTGGGTGCCCTTTAGGACCACGATGCTCTCAGAGGAGAAGCTGGTTTTCTCCCTCCGCCTGATGGAGG AGGACTGGGGCTCTGAGAAGCGGTCCCCCACCTTCCAGCTGGGAGACGTAGCCTACCTCCAGGCCGAAGTCCACACTGGTAGCCACGTGCCACTGCGACTGTTTGTGGACCACTGCGTGGCCACGCTGACACCGGACCGGAGTGTCTCCCCTCGTCACACCATCGTGGACTTCCACGG CTGTCTTGTGGATGGTCTCTCTGATGCCTCTTCGTCCTTCAAAGAGCCCAGACCCAGGCCAGAGACACTGCAGTTTACAGTGGACATGTTCCACTTTGCTAATGACTCCAGAAACATG ATCTATATCACGTGCCATCTGAAGGTCACTCTGGCAGACCGAGTCCCGGACCAGCTAAACAAAGCCTGTTCCTTTATCAAGTCCAGCAGGAG gtGGTCCCCCGTAGAAGGCACTGCTGACATCTGTCGCTGTTGTAACAAAGGCAGCTGTGGCCTTCCAGGCCGTTCCAGGAGGCTGTCCCGTCTAGAGAGAAGGGGACACAAGTCTGCTTCCCAAACCCGAAATCGCAGGCATG TGACCGAAGAAGCGGAGATCACCGTGGGGCCTCTGATCTTCCTGGGAAAGGCTGGTGATCCTGGGGCGGAGGGGTCCACGTCCCCTCACGCCTCTGTGATGCTGGGCTTGGGCCTGGCCACGGTGCTCTCCCTGACTCTGGCTACCCTCGTCCTGGTCCTTTCCCGGAGGCGCCGCGCTGCTTCCCGCTCTGTGATTTGCCCTGTGTCTGTTCcccaataa